Below is a window of Hyphomonas neptunium ATCC 15444 DNA.
TGATGTTCTTCATGGCGCTGACCGGGGGCGGGGATAACCTCTCCACGACCGTTGCCTGGGTCTATGTGGCCCTGAGGATCGCGCATTCCTTCGTTCAGGTGGTCATCGGGTCGGTGGCGCTGCGGTTCCTGGTCTTTACGGCGGGGACGTTCTGCCTGTTCTTCCTGGCAGGCAAGGAAGCCCTGCGCATCTTCGGCTGACATCAAGGCGGGCTTCCATGAAGCCTGAAAGCGGATTAAAGGGCGGGCATGTCAGCCTTGTCCCAATTGCGCCTTCAGCAGGTGATCGATCGGTATGAGGAGGTTGAGGCCCGGATGGGCGCGACTTCCAACACTAACGAGATCATTGCCCTTTCAAAAGAACACGCCGAGCTCCGCCCGGTGGTCGAGAAGGCGCGCGCGCTGATGACCGTCCGCAAGGGGCTCTCCGAGGCCGAGGCGATGATCGCCTCAGGCGACAGGGAAATGGCCGAACTTGCAGAAATGGAGATCGACGACCTGCGCGAGCGTCTTCCCGGTCTGGAGCAGGAAATGCAGCTTCTGCTGCTGCCCAAGGATGTCGATGACAAGGCCGATATCGTGCTTGAAGTGCGTGCCGGTACAGGCGGCGATGAAGCGGCCCTGTTCGCGGGCGATCTCTTCCGGATGTACACCCGCTTTGCGCAAATCATGGGCTGGAGCGTCGAGATCGTCGATGTGGCGCCTGGCGACGCCGGCGGCTACAAGGAAATCATTGCTAACGTGTCGGGCGACGGCGTGTTCGGGCGGATGAAGTGGGAGAGCGGCGTGCACCGCGTCCAGCGCGTGCCGGCTACCGAGACGCAGGGACGTATTCATACATCGGCGGCGACGGTTGCCGTCCTTCCGGCGCCGGAGAATATCGAGATCGAGGTGCGCGCCGACGATATCCGTATCGACACGATGCGCTCGTCCGGAGCCGGCGGCCAGCACGTCAACACGACGGACTCGGCTGTGCGCATCACCCACTTGCCGACCGGCATCATGGTGACGAGTTCGGAGAAGTCCCAGCACGTCAACCGCGAGAAGGCGATGGATCAGCTGAAAATCCGCCTCTATGAGCGCGAGCGCGCCGAGAAGGATGCCGCCCGCTCCGAAGCGCGCGCCAGCCAGATCGGCTCGGGCGACCGCAGCCAGAAGGTGCGCACCTATAACTATCCGGAAAACCGCCTGACCGATCACCGTATCGGGCTGACGCTCTACTCGCTCGACCGGATCATCACGGGCGACAAGCTGGGCGATGTGATCGAAGCTCTGATTACGGAAGATCAGTCCCGGCGCCTCGCCTCCCTGGAGGCAGGTGCATGAGCGGCGGGCTTGCCGGCCGGGTGACAAGCCTCTGGCGCCATCCGGTGAAGGGGTTTACGCCCGAACGCCTGAGCGAAGTGACCCTCACGGCCGGCGGGCATTTTCCGTGTGACCGGCTGTTTGCGATTGAAGATGGCCCGTCGGGCTTTGATCCGGCCGCCCCGGCGCATATTTCAAAGATGCGCTTCACGGTGCTCGCCCGGTTGCCCAGGATCGCCGCGATCCGCACCCGGTATGATGAGGCGTCGGGTATCCTGACCGCCTCCCACCCTGACTTTGAAGACGTGCAGGCGCAGATGGCTGAGGCAGCGGGACGTGACGCGCTGGCCGCCTGGGTGACGCAGGTTCTGGGTGAGGACGTGCGGGGAACGCTGAAGGTTCTTCCGGCCCCGGACGGGCACCGGTTCATGGACAGCCGGTCAGGCTTTGTGTCGATCATCAATCTTGCCAGCGTGCGCGATCTGGAAACAAAGACCGGCCGGGCGATCGACCCGCTGCGCTTTCGCGGCAATATTCTGGTCGATGGCTGGCCGGCCTGGAGCGAGCATACACTGGCGGAAAAGACGGTGACGCTTGGCGGGGCAACGCTCAAGGGGATCAAACCCATCACCCGCTGCGCCGCCACCCATGTTGATCCGGCCACGGCGGAAGCCGACATGAACCTCACCGCCGCGCTCTATCAGCACTACGGCCATATGGATTGCGGCCTGTATGCCGAAGTGGTGACAGGCGGGCCTGTCTCGCCGGGCGATGTGATCGAAGCTCTGATCACGCAAGACCAATCCCGCCAGCTGGCGTCACCGGAGAAGACCTGATGTCTATGCGCGCAGTATGGATGGCTGCCGGAATCGCCTTGCTGTCAGCCTGTGGGGCCGTGCCCGGACCGGCCTCTGGTTCCGCAGTGCTTCTGGCCGCCGAACCTTCTCTGCGCGTGGAAGGCAACCGGATATTTCTCGCGGCCCGCGTTCAGGGGCTGGCGACGGATGCGCTTCTGGATTCCGGGGCGGAGATGACCCTTGTCGACAAAGGCTTTGCCGCTGAGGCCGGCCTCCTTGCCTTTGGCGACGATGAAGTGAAAGGCACCGGCGCGGGCACGGAGCGCGTGCAGTTTGCGCAAGGCGTGACCATCGCGGCGGCTGGAAAGCAGCTTGCCGACCAGACTGTGGCGATCCTTGATCTGACGGATATTTCAGAGCGGGTCGTTGGTCATCCGCTGACGGTCATTCTGGGCCGGGAGATTTTTGATGCGGGCATCTATGCGCTGGATGTTGACGCTGGCCGGTTTCAAAGCGTTGCGCCCGAGGCCGTGCCAGCGGCGGAGCCGCTTGCGCTGAGCGAAGC
It encodes the following:
- the prfA gene encoding peptide chain release factor 1, with the protein product MSALSQLRLQQVIDRYEEVEARMGATSNTNEIIALSKEHAELRPVVEKARALMTVRKGLSEAEAMIASGDREMAELAEMEIDDLRERLPGLEQEMQLLLLPKDVDDKADIVLEVRAGTGGDEAALFAGDLFRMYTRFAQIMGWSVEIVDVAPGDAGGYKEIIANVSGDGVFGRMKWESGVHRVQRVPATETQGRIHTSAATVAVLPAPENIEIEVRADDIRIDTMRSSGAGGQHVNTTDSAVRITHLPTGIMVTSSEKSQHVNREKAMDQLKIRLYERERAEKDAARSEARASQIGSGDRSQKVRTYNYPENRLTDHRIGLTLYSLDRIITGDKLGDVIEALITEDQSRRLASLEAGA
- a CDS encoding MOSC domain-containing protein; protein product: MSGGLAGRVTSLWRHPVKGFTPERLSEVTLTAGGHFPCDRLFAIEDGPSGFDPAAPAHISKMRFTVLARLPRIAAIRTRYDEASGILTASHPDFEDVQAQMAEAAGRDALAAWVTQVLGEDVRGTLKVLPAPDGHRFMDSRSGFVSIINLASVRDLETKTGRAIDPLRFRGNILVDGWPAWSEHTLAEKTVTLGGATLKGIKPITRCAATHVDPATAEADMNLTAALYQHYGHMDCGLYAEVVTGGPVSPGDVIEALITQDQSRQLASPEKT
- a CDS encoding aspartyl protease family protein, whose amino-acid sequence is MSMRAVWMAAGIALLSACGAVPGPASGSAVLLAAEPSLRVEGNRIFLAARVQGLATDALLDSGAEMTLVDKGFAAEAGLLAFGDDEVKGTGAGTERVQFAQGVTIAAAGKQLADQTVAILDLTDISERVVGHPLTVILGREIFDAGIYALDVDAGRFQSVAPEAVPAAEPLALSEANGIKQVAITIDGVPVLADFDLGNGNEILLSREFAERAGLLEPANILGTKLGGGIGGPVERTLVRVETLEIGGHVLRNVTAAVSPPGDGADANIGVSVLRDFTLVIDFAGNRVWLEPRA